One window from the genome of Candidatus Limnocylindrales bacterium encodes:
- a CDS encoding gluconate 2-dehydrogenase subunit 3 family protein, which translates to MDRRKFLTILGSTVAALGSAHLFSATPSYGRKLGTLKKAYTFFTQAESEFIEAAVARLIPADELGPGALEADVPYFIDQQLSGEYGAGARFYNQGPFGATTPYQGYQLALTPRQLYRAGIAATDQYCEETYGKRFAQLDPEKQDEVLKGLQGIAGDISLKDVPGTTFFNHLLSDTKDGFFSDPAYGGNKDMIGWKLVGFPGVPAMYMGLIGRNEPYHVEPVDLRSLQEAKAPVDEHGHVIHRRAAIPRPTTAPTSRPVDSSNSDDSRPEPSFAV; encoded by the coding sequence ATGGATAGGCGCAAGTTTTTGACCATTTTAGGCAGTACGGTAGCGGCGTTGGGCAGTGCGCATCTTTTTTCGGCAACGCCTTCATATGGTCGTAAATTAGGGACTTTGAAAAAGGCGTACACGTTTTTCACCCAGGCCGAGAGCGAATTTATCGAGGCAGCTGTTGCTCGGCTTATTCCGGCAGATGAGTTGGGACCAGGGGCTTTAGAGGCGGATGTTCCCTACTTCATCGATCAGCAGCTCTCCGGGGAATATGGAGCCGGAGCAAGGTTTTATAATCAAGGACCCTTTGGAGCTACAACGCCATACCAGGGGTATCAGTTAGCCCTTACACCTCGGCAGCTTTACCGGGCAGGGATTGCGGCTACCGACCAATACTGTGAAGAAACCTACGGAAAACGCTTTGCCCAACTGGATCCTGAAAAGCAAGACGAGGTGTTAAAAGGACTCCAGGGAATTGCTGGAGATATTAGCCTTAAAGATGTCCCGGGAACTACTTTCTTCAACCACTTATTGAGCGATACGAAAGATGGGTTCTTCTCCGATCCGGCCTATGGAGGCAATAAGGATATGATAGGTTGGAAATTGGTTGGATTTCCGGGTGTACCGGCCATGTACATGGGCCTTATCGGTCGTAATGAGCCTTACCATGTAGAACCGGTGGATTTACGGAGTTTGCAAGAGGCCAAAGCTCCTGTGGATGAGCATGGGCATGTCATTCATCGTCGGGCGGCTATACCCAGGCCAACTACGGCTCCTACTTCGCGTCCTGTGGACTCTTCCAATTCAGATGATTCGAGGCCAGAACCGAGTTTTGCGGTTTGA
- a CDS encoding hydantoinase B/oxoprolinase family protein has protein sequence MKVDPITLAVIRGSLEQIADEMDATLEHMAFSPVISDGFDRASGIYHKTTGEVITQGPRGLPNFIYVMEFTVRSVIERISDVAPGDIYIVNDPYLGGTHLMDVKMVKPFFYKGKLTAFLANSGHWPDIGGRVPGGFCTKATEIYQEGLRLPPVRLFDKGKLNQEVLDIILHNVRVPEERQGDIIAKVASLNLGADRLTRLLDRYGEETVFAAIGEMKTRSEQLMRRYIETIPDGKYVFEDYLDSDGVDWKPLAIHLEMEVKGSEVYLDFSKSSPPCRGPLNSVLSTTIAGVYIAFKHIFPDVPINAGCFRPFSFNIPPTTFLNAQPPRPVSGCAAEVCQRIIDVVLGALSQAIPERCYAAPMGTVTNLSVGGEDPAKGYFVFYSFIGGGYGGNYLTDGLINGNPTIALARTQALEIFEARYPVLFTQYAIREGSGGAGMRRGGLGVIFEFQLRRGTASASLLGDRGRFAPFGVLKGKPAKSAKHTFLLQGKEYFPPHISKDEGIPMQAGDRLRLETPGGGGYGDPLDRPPELVLQDVQRGYYDREIAKQEYGVLIKEGNQEVDREGTAKLRASLRPKEEL, from the coding sequence ATGAAAGTAGACCCGATTACCTTGGCCGTAATTCGCGGCAGTTTGGAGCAAATAGCCGACGAGATGGATGCTACATTGGAGCATATGGCTTTCTCACCAGTCATCTCCGATGGTTTTGACCGGGCTAGTGGCATTTATCACAAAACCACCGGGGAGGTTATTACCCAGGGACCTCGGGGACTTCCCAACTTCATCTATGTGATGGAGTTTACCGTCCGTTCCGTCATCGAGCGAATTTCAGATGTAGCTCCGGGAGATATCTATATCGTGAACGATCCCTATCTGGGAGGAACCCATTTAATGGATGTAAAGATGGTGAAACCCTTCTTTTATAAAGGGAAATTAACCGCCTTCCTGGCCAATAGCGGCCACTGGCCGGATATTGGGGGACGGGTCCCTGGTGGATTTTGTACCAAAGCCACGGAAATTTATCAGGAAGGGTTACGGCTTCCTCCCGTGCGGCTCTTTGATAAGGGTAAATTGAACCAGGAGGTCCTGGATATTATCCTGCACAATGTACGGGTCCCCGAGGAGCGGCAGGGAGATATCATTGCCAAGGTTGCTTCTCTTAACCTGGGTGCCGACCGACTGACCCGGCTTCTGGATCGCTACGGAGAAGAAACGGTTTTTGCAGCCATTGGGGAAATGAAAACCCGTTCAGAGCAACTGATGCGGCGTTATATTGAGACCATCCCGGATGGAAAGTACGTGTTTGAAGACTATCTGGACAGCGATGGGGTGGATTGGAAACCGCTAGCCATTCATCTGGAGATGGAGGTGAAGGGGAGTGAAGTCTATCTGGATTTTTCCAAAAGCAGTCCTCCCTGTCGAGGGCCGTTGAACAGTGTCCTGAGCACAACCATAGCCGGGGTTTATATTGCTTTTAAGCATATCTTTCCTGATGTGCCCATCAATGCCGGATGTTTTCGACCTTTTTCTTTTAACATTCCTCCCACGACTTTTCTCAATGCACAACCGCCTCGACCTGTATCCGGGTGCGCCGCTGAGGTCTGTCAGCGAATCATCGATGTCGTATTGGGTGCACTGAGCCAGGCTATTCCGGAGAGATGTTATGCAGCCCCCATGGGGACGGTCACAAATCTCTCGGTGGGCGGAGAAGATCCGGCCAAGGGATACTTTGTTTTTTACTCTTTTATCGGAGGGGGATACGGCGGAAATTACCTTACAGATGGATTGATCAACGGTAATCCTACCATTGCCCTGGCTCGAACTCAAGCTTTGGAGATTTTTGAAGCCCGTTATCCGGTTCTATTTACCCAATATGCCATTCGGGAGGGATCTGGAGGAGCTGGTATGCGTCGGGGAGGACTTGGGGTTATTTTTGAGTTTCAACTTAGGCGGGGAACGGCTAGTGCCTCTCTCCTTGGGGACCGGGGGCGCTTTGCTCCTTTCGGAGTCCTTAAAGGAAAACCGGCCAAATCTGCAAAACATACTTTCCTGCTTCAGGGAAAAGAATACTTTCCTCCCCATATCAGCAAAGATGAAGGGATACCGATGCAGGCGGGAGACCGGTTAAGATTGGAAACCCCTGGGGGAGGAGGCTATGGGGATCCGCTGGACCGTCCGCCAGAATTGGTTTTGCAAGATGTTCAGCGTGGATACTACGATCGGGAAATAGCAAAGCAAGAGTACGGAGTCTTGATCAAAGAAGGAAACCAGGAGGTTGATAGAGAAGGGACTGCAAAGTTACGGGCATCCCTTCGTCCTAAGGAGGAACTATGA
- a CDS encoding pitrilysin family protein — protein sequence MDKFYRHPNFSMIYRLIFIFFLWIPTVPAAPIESATHVTLENGLQVILMENHTSPLIASTVIVKTGVRNETPDINGVSHLLEHLLFNGTSTRTQKQLYEEVDFYGAYNNASTSRDYTLFQMLVRKDYITQILNIQADMLFNSTFPEENVQKERNIVIEEIKGSEMNSPSVEAEKFFNAKLYRGTSYTLPGLGTPELISTIPRDKILAYYHRFYRPENMILVLMGDFETQSMLEIVRKEFDVRVNQEVSAARSSDIQEPILPDLKIQGRKVYTRRLESQGNNLSTLPTYLNMALNAPHISDPDFYAFSVWRFILNSGELPEFNLKNLNTLGIQDLQVNLDFNDQFSFLIISATLSEDSNADQVLQQILTKLNRLKTRSLSQEVIEKVLVKPEVDEILQSEQYHYYTFYKAPYLAAAPFEGVRDHLKNLKGVTPKALQTVANKYFTNPPVLATLVGTKQKDEERELEWKSGKIAGPETGKPEELPTSSTFHSPILKREIFHNGLTVLVKENPDTEVFAFHLLAKDRKALEPKGKSGIAEFLHRMLPQGTKYRNSQEISADLNAIGATLKVTDDRSIPYDDYYFSPAYSYLRFETTASHAYEGLMQLADLIKNPEFDSEQVERVRTQLLNDLREDQESTRIQARNLFYQTLFGDDPLARPILGEEQDVKSITVEDLRQFHQTYFAPHNLILSVVSGLPAEKVLNWLKFYFADLPTYPESKKEEMKSRKEWNRGRMGMLEAQGVERTKEKKIVEREMGKGQSYIYLGNLFSFKEADEVAITVINAILSDRIAFNLRERQGLAYVIGSSVSFYRGIGWFQVFMGTRPENLSKAQQGLIAEVKKFQTEEVSSEELKKTVNRLLGSMLMRRMTSIQQAYFLGLQEFQNKPLDAEDRLVEKVQKLTPVDIHRVANTYLDSEKYVMVIVK from the coding sequence ATGGATAAATTTTATCGCCATCCAAATTTTTCCATGATTTATCGTTTAATCTTTATCTTTTTTCTTTGGATTCCAACCGTCCCGGCGGCTCCCATTGAATCCGCCACCCATGTAACTTTGGAAAATGGTCTTCAGGTCATCCTCATGGAGAATCATACCAGCCCCCTGATCGCTTCCACGGTCATCGTAAAAACCGGGGTACGAAACGAAACGCCGGATATTAATGGCGTTTCCCACCTGCTGGAACACCTTCTTTTCAACGGAACCTCCACGCGAACCCAGAAACAACTTTATGAGGAAGTGGATTTTTACGGGGCTTATAACAATGCTTCAACTTCCAGGGACTATACCCTCTTTCAAATGCTGGTCCGAAAGGACTATATTACCCAGATTCTTAATATCCAGGCCGATATGTTATTTAACTCTACTTTTCCAGAGGAAAATGTGCAGAAGGAACGAAACATTGTCATTGAGGAGATCAAAGGAAGTGAGATGAATTCACCCTCGGTAGAAGCCGAGAAATTCTTTAATGCTAAACTATATCGGGGAACTTCTTATACTCTGCCGGGATTGGGTACTCCTGAGCTTATTTCAACAATTCCCAGAGATAAAATTCTTGCTTACTATCATCGGTTCTACAGACCGGAGAATATGATCCTGGTTTTAATGGGAGATTTTGAAACGCAGTCCATGCTGGAAATTGTCCGCAAGGAGTTTGACGTGCGGGTAAATCAAGAGGTTTCAGCAGCTCGTTCCTCCGATATCCAAGAACCCATCCTTCCAGATCTCAAAATCCAGGGAAGGAAAGTTTATACCAGACGACTGGAATCCCAGGGGAATAATTTAAGTACTCTCCCTACCTACCTGAACATGGCCCTGAATGCACCGCATATCTCGGATCCGGATTTCTATGCCTTCTCCGTATGGAGATTTATCCTGAATTCAGGAGAGCTCCCGGAGTTTAATCTTAAAAACCTGAACACTCTGGGAATTCAAGATTTACAGGTAAATTTAGACTTCAACGATCAATTCTCGTTTTTAATTATTTCGGCGACCCTTTCAGAGGATTCCAATGCCGATCAAGTCCTCCAACAAATTCTGACGAAATTGAATCGGCTCAAGACCCGGTCTCTATCTCAGGAAGTCATTGAAAAGGTTTTGGTAAAACCAGAAGTGGATGAGATTCTTCAGAGCGAACAGTATCATTACTACACTTTCTACAAAGCTCCTTATCTGGCCGCAGCCCCTTTTGAAGGAGTCAGAGATCACCTCAAAAATTTAAAGGGCGTGACTCCGAAGGCTCTCCAGACTGTAGCAAATAAGTACTTTACCAATCCCCCGGTTCTGGCTACTCTGGTAGGAACTAAACAGAAAGATGAAGAAAGGGAATTAGAGTGGAAAAGTGGAAAAATAGCAGGGCCTGAGACCGGGAAACCAGAAGAACTCCCAACCTCTTCAACTTTCCATTCTCCGATTTTAAAGAGGGAAATCTTCCATAACGGTTTAACTGTTCTTGTTAAAGAAAATCCCGATACCGAAGTATTTGCCTTCCATCTGCTGGCGAAGGATCGTAAGGCTCTGGAACCCAAGGGAAAATCTGGCATTGCAGAGTTTCTTCACCGCATGCTTCCTCAAGGAACAAAATATCGAAACTCCCAGGAAATCTCCGCAGACCTGAATGCTATAGGTGCTACCCTTAAGGTGACCGATGATCGAAGTATTCCCTACGATGATTATTATTTTTCACCGGCCTACTCCTATCTTCGATTTGAAACTACGGCCAGCCATGCCTATGAAGGACTGATGCAACTGGCCGATTTGATTAAAAATCCCGAATTTGATTCCGAACAGGTCGAACGGGTACGAACCCAACTTCTAAACGACCTTAGAGAAGATCAGGAGAGTACTCGTATACAGGCCCGGAATCTGTTTTATCAAACATTATTTGGTGATGACCCCCTGGCCAGGCCCATCCTGGGAGAAGAACAGGACGTTAAATCCATCACGGTTGAAGATCTCCGACAGTTCCATCAGACTTACTTTGCTCCCCATAATTTGATTCTCTCGGTCGTCAGTGGGTTACCGGCAGAAAAAGTGCTGAACTGGTTAAAATTTTATTTTGCCGACCTGCCAACCTATCCAGAAAGTAAAAAGGAAGAGATGAAGAGTAGAAAGGAGTGGAACCGGGGAAGGATGGGAATGTTAGAAGCGCAAGGGGTAGAACGTACAAAGGAAAAAAAGATTGTGGAAAGGGAAATGGGGAAGGGTCAGTCCTATATTTACCTGGGAAACCTTTTTTCGTTTAAAGAAGCGGATGAAGTGGCGATTACTGTGATAAATGCGATTTTATCTGATCGAATAGCCTTCAATCTCAGGGAAAGGCAAGGATTGGCCTATGTTATCGGCTCTTCTGTTTCCTTTTACAGGGGCATAGGTTGGTTCCAGGTCTTTATGGGAACCCGACCTGAAAATTTATCTAAAGCCCAGCAGGGACTTATAGCCGAGGTTAAAAAATTTCAAACCGAGGAGGTTAGTTCGGAAGAGTTGAAAAAGACGGTTAATCGGCTTTTAGGTTCTATGCTGATGCGGCGAATGACCAGTATCCAGCAAGCTTATTTCCTGGGACTTCAAGAGTTCCAGAATAAACCCTTAGATGCCGAGGACCGGTTGGTGGAAAAGGTTCAAAAACTTACCCCGGTAGATATTCACCGGGTTGCGAACACCTATCTGGATTCAGAAAAGTATGTAATGGTCATAGTGAAGTAG
- a CDS encoding PQQ-binding-like beta-propeller repeat protein translates to MIKKFNWLLIILMGLISSSWFENGKAEEVTDARLLEAYQDKKNWRLYGHDYSNQRYSPLDQINVENVKNLTPRWIFQTGKIGSFQTNPLVVDGVMYVTTPFNHVVALDARTGKQIWRYEHKLRTEKFCCGPANRGVAVGYGKVYMATIDARLIALDQRTGQVVWDREITDPEAGKRETVEAVLGVKEFQGGTVTGATGYSSNMAPMIYKGKVIVGTMGVGYGLHMNLKEGDQQLHTAIGISGGEYGLRGFLAAYDAQSGKEIWRWYTIPEKGWEGEWRTTTLEGEDLHRDIEAEKVAFKKYFQTWKVGGGSVWSASALDPELGFLYVGTGNPSPQMDDSTRPGDNLYTVSLVALDVETGQLKWYYQQVPHDRWGYDVASPAILFDIVQDGKKIQAVGQAGKTGWFYIHDRRTGKLLLKSEPFVPQENLFAKPSPEGTRIAPSATGGSSWSPVAYSPQTEAVYISGIHLPARYISRTLTPEENKPWESYTFFIQIKEEQWGTFTAIHTSTGKVLWQKKMEQPMVGGALATAGGLVFTGEGNGYFDAFDAKTGEILWRFPCGAGVNAPPISYEVDGTQYIAVAAGGNSIFGYPLGDDILVFALPEKK, encoded by the coding sequence ATGATAAAAAAATTTAACTGGCTGCTGATTATTCTCATGGGTTTGATAAGTTCGTCGTGGTTTGAAAATGGTAAAGCTGAAGAGGTAACCGATGCTCGCCTGCTCGAAGCCTATCAAGACAAAAAAAATTGGCGCCTCTATGGCCATGACTACTCCAACCAACGCTATAGCCCCCTTGACCAGATCAACGTAGAGAATGTCAAAAACCTGACTCCTCGATGGATCTTCCAAACAGGAAAGATCGGATCTTTTCAAACCAATCCTTTGGTGGTGGATGGGGTCATGTATGTAACCACCCCTTTTAATCATGTAGTCGCTTTGGATGCCAGGACGGGCAAACAGATTTGGCGGTATGAGCACAAGCTTCGTACGGAAAAGTTTTGTTGTGGACCGGCCAATCGAGGAGTGGCCGTGGGTTATGGAAAAGTATACATGGCGACCATCGACGCCCGGTTGATTGCCCTGGATCAAAGGACGGGACAGGTGGTATGGGATAGAGAAATCACGGATCCTGAAGCCGGAAAACGTGAGACGGTAGAGGCGGTACTGGGAGTTAAAGAATTTCAGGGAGGAACCGTTACCGGGGCTACTGGATATAGCTCCAATATGGCTCCCATGATTTATAAGGGAAAGGTTATAGTAGGAACCATGGGGGTCGGCTATGGGTTGCACATGAACCTTAAAGAAGGAGACCAACAACTCCATACGGCGATTGGAATCTCCGGGGGAGAATATGGCTTGCGAGGTTTTCTGGCCGCTTACGATGCTCAAAGTGGAAAAGAAATCTGGAGATGGTATACCATTCCTGAGAAGGGTTGGGAAGGGGAATGGCGAACTACAACCCTGGAAGGAGAAGATCTCCATCGGGATATCGAAGCAGAAAAGGTTGCTTTTAAAAAATATTTCCAGACCTGGAAGGTAGGCGGTGGTTCCGTATGGTCGGCCTCTGCTTTGGATCCTGAGTTGGGCTTCCTTTATGTAGGAACCGGAAATCCTTCTCCTCAAATGGATGATTCAACCCGTCCCGGGGATAATCTTTATACCGTAAGCCTGGTGGCCCTGGATGTGGAAACGGGGCAGCTCAAATGGTATTACCAACAGGTACCCCACGACCGGTGGGGCTATGATGTAGCAAGCCCGGCCATATTGTTCGATATCGTCCAGGATGGAAAAAAGATCCAGGCCGTGGGTCAGGCGGGCAAGACCGGATGGTTTTATATTCATGATCGACGAACCGGAAAACTTCTCCTGAAATCCGAACCGTTTGTCCCGCAAGAGAACCTATTTGCCAAACCTTCTCCCGAAGGAACCCGCATTGCGCCCTCTGCAACCGGCGGCTCTTCCTGGTCACCTGTAGCCTATAGCCCGCAAACAGAGGCAGTTTATATCTCCGGGATTCACTTACCTGCCCGATATATCTCCCGAACCTTAACCCCGGAAGAGAACAAACCGTGGGAAAGCTATACCTTTTTTATACAAATTAAAGAAGAACAATGGGGCACTTTTACGGCCATTCATACCTCTACGGGAAAGGTCCTATGGCAGAAAAAGATGGAGCAGCCTATGGTAGGAGGTGCCCTGGCAACGGCAGGGGGGCTGGTATTTACCGGTGAAGGAAACGGTTATTTCGATGCCTTCGATGCTAAAACCGGGGAGATCCTCTGGAGATTCCCCTGTGGAGCCGGAGTCAATGCCCCACCCATCTCCTATGAAGTCGATGGGACGCAATATATTGCCGTTGCTGCCGGAGGAAACTCGATTTTTGGATACCCTCTGGGAGATGATATCCTGGTCTTTGCCCTTCCAGAGAAGAAGTGA
- a CDS encoding VCBS repeat-containing protein, with protein sequence MGLIPVSFTLVFCILVQGTLSTPSLASPQIAGCAVFPADNVWNVPVDTLPVDPNSAAYISTIGATKYVHADFGSGTWNGGPIGIPYTTVPGTQPKVPVTFGYSDESDPGPYPIPPNPPIEGGSNSSGDRHVLVLDYDNCILYEMYYAFPQPNGSWYADSGAIFDLKSNALRPAGWTSADAASLPILPGLVRYDEVASGEIRHALRFTAPQTRKEYLWPARHYASSLTGAQYPPMGQRFRLRADFDISGFSPEVQVILQALKKYGMILADNGSSWFLSGVPDERWDNDHLRQLHQLQGSDFEAVEESSLMVHPDSGQTIMRVPSPGLALSVPIADAADYNGDRKADIAVYRPSTGEWLVLGNTFSVPLGLPGDIPVPGDYDGNGTADYAVWRPSTGDWHVLLNGAENIQNWGSSEDTPVPGDYNGDRITDRAVWRSSTGEWWILFSGGGSAVTVWGISGDLPAPADYDGDGSDDLAVFRPSSGTWYILNSSNGFIKVQTLGQNGDLPVPGDYDGDRLANIAVWRPGTGTWIGIRKNGKIIQRVWGSPGDLPVQADYDGDGRTDLGIFRASPGEWRILTSSSQFTQFTIIPWGLPGDIAVSASGGR encoded by the coding sequence ATGGGCCTAATCCCCGTTTCATTTACGTTAGTTTTCTGTATCCTGGTCCAGGGAACTCTATCGACCCCCTCTCTGGCATCTCCCCAGATAGCAGGCTGTGCCGTTTTTCCTGCCGATAATGTATGGAACGTACCCGTAGATACCCTACCTGTCGATCCCAATTCGGCGGCTTATATTTCCACGATTGGGGCCACGAAATATGTTCATGCCGACTTTGGCTCCGGAACCTGGAATGGAGGTCCTATAGGCATTCCCTATACGACGGTACCGGGGACCCAGCCCAAGGTACCCGTTACCTTCGGGTATAGTGACGAAAGTGACCCGGGTCCGTATCCTATTCCTCCCAATCCACCCATTGAAGGGGGTAGCAATAGCAGTGGAGACCGTCACGTTTTGGTGTTGGACTATGATAATTGTATCCTATACGAGATGTATTATGCCTTTCCCCAACCTAATGGAAGCTGGTATGCAGACTCAGGGGCGATCTTTGACCTGAAATCTAACGCGCTTCGACCGGCCGGTTGGACCTCAGCTGATGCGGCCAGTCTACCCATCTTGCCGGGATTGGTGCGTTATGATGAAGTAGCTTCCGGTGAAATTCGGCATGCCCTTCGTTTTACGGCACCACAAACCCGTAAAGAGTACCTCTGGCCCGCCCGCCATTACGCCTCCAGCCTCACCGGTGCTCAATATCCACCCATGGGTCAACGTTTTCGTCTCCGGGCCGATTTTGATATTTCAGGTTTTTCGCCTGAAGTACAGGTCATCCTTCAGGCCCTAAAAAAATATGGAATGATTCTGGCCGATAACGGCTCGTCCTGGTTTCTCTCCGGGGTACCGGATGAACGCTGGGATAACGATCATCTTCGCCAACTCCATCAACTTCAGGGTTCAGACTTCGAGGCCGTAGAGGAGTCATCACTCATGGTACATCCCGACTCGGGACAAACGATAATGCGTGTACCTTCTCCAGGGTTAGCCTTATCAGTTCCCATTGCAGATGCAGCCGATTATAATGGCGATCGCAAAGCAGATATTGCGGTATATAGACCCTCCACCGGAGAATGGCTGGTATTAGGAAATACCTTTAGTGTTCCCTTGGGGCTACCTGGAGATATACCGGTTCCCGGGGATTATGACGGTAATGGAACGGCAGACTATGCCGTTTGGCGACCTTCCACAGGTGACTGGCATGTTTTGCTCAATGGGGCCGAGAATATTCAAAACTGGGGCTCTTCAGAGGACACCCCGGTTCCAGGGGATTATAATGGAGACAGGATAACCGACCGGGCCGTCTGGAGATCTTCTACCGGAGAATGGTGGATACTTTTCTCAGGGGGTGGTTCCGCAGTAACCGTCTGGGGCATATCCGGAGACCTTCCGGCTCCTGCCGATTACGATGGAGATGGCAGTGACGATCTGGCCGTTTTTAGACCCTCCAGCGGAACCTGGTATATCCTTAATTCCAGTAATGGTTTTATCAAGGTGCAAACTCTTGGGCAGAATGGAGACCTTCCCGTTCCGGGAGATTACGATGGGGACCGTCTGGCCAATATAGCCGTTTGGAGGCCTGGTACTGGAACCTGGATAGGAATCCGCAAAAACGGTAAAATCATCCAAAGGGTTTGGGGATCTCCAGGAGATTTACCTGTTCAGGCCGATTACGACGGGGATGGACGAACCGATCTGGGAATCTTCCGGGCTTCCCCAGGAGAATGGCGAATTCTTACCTCTTCCTCTCAATTCACTCAATTTACCATAATCCCCTGGGGCCTGCCGGGAGATATTGCAGTATCAGCTTCAGGTGGAAGATAA
- a CDS encoding GMC family oxidoreductase codes for MTTTLKPVDVVIIGVGWAGSILAKELAQTGLKVVGLERGGNRRQEDFTLPGIHDQLKYDRRLELFENLSRTTLTFRNTTREVARPMRRHGPFPWGEGVGGAGLHWAGWTWRMTPWDFQIKSQTIARYGERMLPEDSTIQDWPITYDELEPYYDKFEYTLGISGKAGNLKGEIQPGGNPFEGKRAREYPNPPLKRSYGETLFANATRELGYHPFPMPAAQMSQPYKNPDGVTLGACVYCGYCMNTGCEVMAKAVPQTTTLPVALKTGNFEIRTHAAVTRINTSGNRAISVTYFDGQGRELEQPADLILLTAFTWSNTHLLLVSGIGKPYNPATGTGVVGKNYSWHNALPYIPLYYDEGHIFNPFMGAGALGTVIADFQGDNFDHTGLGFIGGNILAAIAMGHGPLTFQPTPPGTPSWGSEWKKALAHYYTRTIQIIGLHDHLSYRGNYMDLDPNYRDIYGNPLLRLTYDYGPNERRMSEYLVSVGDKIAKAMRPSKYAVYGLDAHFNAGASYGIIHQVGGAITGTTPANSVVNKYLQSWDVPNLFVIGASSFPQISSFNPTGTVGALAYFAADAIKNKYLKNPGPLVPS; via the coding sequence ATGACCACCACATTAAAACCCGTAGATGTAGTCATTATTGGTGTTGGCTGGGCAGGCTCTATTCTGGCCAAAGAGTTGGCACAAACCGGTCTTAAGGTGGTCGGATTGGAGCGAGGGGGTAACCGAAGACAGGAGGATTTTACGCTACCCGGTATCCATGATCAACTCAAATATGATCGTCGTCTGGAGTTATTCGAAAATCTTTCCCGTACGACCCTCACCTTCCGAAATACCACCCGGGAAGTCGCCCGACCTATGCGACGACATGGACCTTTTCCCTGGGGTGAAGGAGTTGGGGGAGCGGGGCTTCATTGGGCGGGCTGGACCTGGCGCATGACTCCCTGGGATTTTCAAATTAAAAGCCAGACTATAGCCCGATATGGGGAGAGAATGCTTCCAGAAGACTCCACCATCCAGGACTGGCCCATTACTTATGACGAGCTGGAACCTTACTATGATAAATTTGAATATACCTTAGGTATTTCCGGTAAGGCCGGCAATCTTAAAGGGGAGATCCAACCCGGGGGTAATCCTTTTGAAGGAAAGAGGGCCCGTGAATACCCAAATCCACCTCTGAAAAGAAGCTATGGCGAAACTTTGTTTGCCAATGCAACACGAGAACTCGGATACCATCCCTTCCCCATGCCTGCCGCACAAATGAGCCAACCCTATAAAAATCCCGACGGGGTAACTCTGGGAGCCTGTGTATACTGCGGCTACTGTATGAATACAGGTTGTGAAGTTATGGCTAAAGCCGTTCCACAAACGACCACTCTTCCCGTAGCTTTGAAAACCGGAAATTTTGAGATACGGACCCATGCCGCAGTAACCCGAATAAATACTTCCGGAAATCGAGCCATCAGCGTCACTTATTTCGACGGTCAAGGGCGTGAACTTGAACAACCGGCAGATCTCATTCTGCTCACTGCCTTTACCTGGAGCAATACCCACCTGCTGCTGGTCTCCGGAATCGGTAAACCCTATAACCCGGCAACAGGAACCGGAGTTGTAGGAAAAAACTACTCCTGGCATAACGCCTTGCCCTATATCCCCCTTTATTATGATGAGGGTCACATTTTCAATCCCTTTATGGGTGCCGGAGCTCTCGGTACGGTTATTGCCGATTTCCAGGGAGATAACTTTGATCACACAGGCCTCGGCTTCATCGGGGGAAATATCCTTGCGGCTATAGCCATGGGACATGGGCCCCTTACCTTTCAACCAACGCCTCCAGGAACCCCCAGTTGGGGTTCGGAATGGAAAAAAGCCCTGGCCCATTATTATACCCGAACGATACAGATAATCGGACTGCATGACCATCTATCTTATCGCGGCAACTACATGGACCTTGACCCAAACTACCGGGATATTTATGGAAACCCACTCCTGCGCCTGACCTATGATTATGGTCCTAATGAACGGCGGATGTCAGAGTATCTGGTTAGTGTGGGTGACAAAATCGCCAAAGCCATGAGACCCAGTAAATATGCCGTCTATGGATTAGATGCACATTTCAACGCAGGGGCCAGTTATGGTATTATCCATCAGGTCGGTGGAGCCATTACAGGAACTACTCCGGCAAATAGTGTCGTCAATAAGTATCTGCAAAGCTGGGATGTCCCCAATTTGTTCGTGATAGGTGCCAGTTCTTTCCCCCAGATCTCTTCCTTCAATCCAACCGGAACTGTAGGAGCCCTGGCCTATTTCGCAGCAGATGCCATCAAAAACAAATACCTCAAGAACCCAGGACCCCTGGTCCCCTCATAA